Within Azoarcus sp. DD4, the genomic segment AGCCAGCCCACGTGGGGTCCGCCGGATCGGGCGCCAGCAGTTCGTCGAGCCGGCGGTCGGTCATGTCCACTGCCGACCAGCCGAAGATGGTTTCCGCCGCCCGATTGGAGAACTGGATCAGGCCGCCGGGGGCGACGATGAAGATCGCGTCGAGCGCAGCCAGCCCGACCGCACGCAGACGGTCGGCGGTCTCGCGCAGCGCACGGTCGCTGCGGACCAGGTTGGTCTGGTCGTGCAGGGTGACGACCCTGGCGATGGCGGCGATATCCGTGGGTTCGAGCGCCAGCACCGCGGCTTCGTAATAGCGTTCGCCGTCCTGCGAGGGAATGAGCAGCGAGAACGGCCCTTCCGCAGCCCCCAGCACGCCGAAAACGTCGTCCGGATCGAAGTCCGCATCCTGCGTCGGTCCGAGGCCCGGTTGGCGGTAATAACCGAACAGGACTTCCGCGGCACGGTTCCAGTAAACCGCCCGGCCATCGCTGCGGAATACCACGAATGGGAGATCGAGAACGTCCGCGAGATGGCGTAGACTCCGCGTGAAACGGCGTGACGCCATGGCTGACGGCGAGTGGCGTAACGCGCGTTCGAGCATGACGGGCCTTTGCTGTTCGTTTTGCCTGGAGCATATCGGCGGCGCCCGGCAAAATCCAGCCTTGCACAGGCTCCCCCAACCCGCTCCTCCAACCTACCGCGAGGCAGGAATCGGCGCCCATGCAGAATCCAATCTCCACGAACCGCGAGGAAGAGGTCTACATCGACCCCGCATGCCTTCGTCCCGGCCTCTTCGTGCGCCTGAACCTCGGCTGGGTGTCCCACCCCTTCCTGTTCAACCAGTTCCGGATCTCGAGCGAAGCGCAGGTCCGGCAGATCCAGGCGCTCGGGCTCGCGCGCATCGCCTACCTGCCCGGCCGCAGCATCGCCACCCCCTTAGCGGCCCCCCAAGCACCCGTCGAACAGCCCCCTGCGGCGATGCCGGAGACGGCAACCGACGCCTCCGGCACGGCTCAGGCGGCCGACACCGCACACGACGCGAACGAAAAGTCGGCGCAGGCACAACGGATCGCCGAGCAACGCGCCCGCATCAACCGCTGCGAGCGCCGCTACACCGAAGCTGCCGGCCAGATCCGCAGCGTGATGAACGCGCTCTTCGGCTCGTCCGAGAAATCCGTCGCCACCGCCCGTGCCTTGGTGGGCAGCATCGTCGACGGCTTTACCGACAGCGGCGAACTCGTCATCCACCTGATGAACGAGAAGATCTCCGACGAGACCGCCTACTTTCACGTGCTCAACGTGATGATCCTGTCCCTGCTGCTCGGCCGTGAGCTCAAACTGCCGCCCGAGGTGCTGCGACTGCTGGGCGAAGGCGCGCTGTTCCACGACATCGGCAAGTCGCGCATCCCCGACGCGGTGCTGCGCAACGACGCGCGCAACCGCCACGAGGAAGAGTTCTTCCGGCTGCATACCCTCTACGGCAGGGAAATCGCCCGCGAACTCGGCAACATCGCCCCGGCCGCCTGCGACGTCATCGAGTCCCACCACGAAACCATGGACGGCAAAGGCTATCCGCGCAACCTGAAAGGTACCGACATCCCGCTGCTGGCCCGGATCGTCGCCATCGCCAACCGCTACGACAACCTGTGCAATCCGCTCCTGACCCAGACTGCGATGACACCTGCCGAAGCCCTGACCCACATGTTCCGCGACGAGGCGAGCGCCTGGGACAAGGTCATGCTGCAGCACTTCATCCGCTTGCTGGGCGTCTATCCACCGGGCTCGCTGGTCCAGCTGTCCAACGGCAACACTGCGCTGGTCGTGGCGGTGGACCATGCCGATCTGCTACGCCCCTCGGTCATGATCTACGA encodes:
- a CDS encoding HD-GYP domain-containing protein — its product is MQNPISTNREEEVYIDPACLRPGLFVRLNLGWVSHPFLFNQFRISSEAQVRQIQALGLARIAYLPGRSIATPLAAPQAPVEQPPAAMPETATDASGTAQAADTAHDANEKSAQAQRIAEQRARINRCERRYTEAAGQIRSVMNALFGSSEKSVATARALVGSIVDGFTDSGELVIHLMNEKISDETAYFHVLNVMILSLLLGRELKLPPEVLRLLGEGALFHDIGKSRIPDAVLRNDARNRHEEEFFRLHTLYGREIARELGNIAPAACDVIESHHETMDGKGYPRNLKGTDIPLLARIVAIANRYDNLCNPLLTQTAMTPAEALTHMFRDEASAWDKVMLQHFIRLLGVYPPGSLVQLSNGNTALVVAVDHADLLRPSVMIYDPSIPKSEALVIDLSEEPDVQIDLVLKPRDLERPVLDYLAPRRRMSYFHSTRRQ